A single genomic interval of Palaeococcus ferrophilus DSM 13482 harbors:
- a CDS encoding FUN14 domain-containing protein, whose translation MDINFGNLAGDVGVGGVVGFITGYALKKFIQIVLALIGAYVLSLFWLQQKGVISINTDALFNLTQEAAGKALSLSDKVLAILPGGGAFIAGFYLGFHKG comes from the coding sequence ATGGACATCAACTTTGGCAACCTCGCCGGTGATGTGGGCGTTGGAGGAGTGGTCGGCTTCATAACGGGCTACGCACTCAAGAAGTTCATTCAAATCGTGCTGGCCCTCATAGGTGCCTACGTATTGAGCCTCTTCTGGCTCCAGCAAAAGGGTGTAATAAGCATAAACACTGACGCACTATTCAACCTCACGCAGGAGGCGGCCGGTAAGGCGCTGAGCCTCAGCGACAAGGTGCTTGCTATCCTGCCCGGAGGAGGGGCCTTCATAGCGGGATTCTACCTCGGCTTCCACAAAGGTTAA
- a CDS encoding NAD(P)/FAD-dependent oxidoreductase: MKIVIVGSGTAGSNAALFARKADRKAEITVIGKEPTMQYSPCALPHVISGTIEKPEDVIVFPNGFYERQKINLMLNTEVKAIDRERKVVITDKGEVSYDKLILAVGSRAFVPPIKGVDNDGVFTLKSLDDVRRIKAYIAERKPKKAVVIGAGLIGLEGAEAFAKLGMEVLVVELMDRLMPTMLDKDTAKLVQTEMEKHGVSFRFGVGVSEIIGSPVEAVKVGEEEVPADMVLVATGVRANTDLAKGAGLEVNRGIVVNEHLQTSDPEVYAIGDCAEVVDAVTGGRILSQLGTSAVRMAKVAAEHIAGKDVSFRPVFNTAITELFGLEIGTFGITEERAKREGIEVAVGKFKGSTKPEYYPGGKPITVKLVFRKADRKLIGGQIVGGERVWGRIMTLSALAQKGATVEDIVYLETAYAPPISPTIDPISIAAEMALRRL; this comes from the coding sequence ATGAAGATTGTGATAGTGGGTTCCGGTACCGCCGGGAGCAACGCGGCGCTATTTGCGCGCAAAGCCGATAGAAAGGCTGAGATTACAGTTATAGGAAAGGAACCAACGATGCAGTATTCACCCTGCGCCCTGCCGCACGTCATAAGCGGCACCATTGAAAAGCCAGAGGACGTTATCGTCTTCCCCAACGGGTTCTACGAGAGGCAGAAGATAAACCTCATGCTGAACACCGAAGTTAAAGCCATAGACCGCGAGAGGAAAGTTGTAATCACGGATAAGGGCGAGGTTTCCTACGACAAGCTGATTCTAGCTGTTGGTTCAAGAGCCTTCGTCCCGCCGATTAAGGGCGTTGATAACGATGGCGTCTTCACGCTCAAGAGCCTCGACGACGTGAGGAGGATAAAGGCCTACATCGCCGAGAGGAAGCCGAAGAAGGCCGTAGTAATCGGCGCTGGACTGATAGGCCTTGAGGGAGCTGAAGCCTTCGCCAAGCTCGGCATGGAAGTCCTGGTTGTTGAACTGATGGACAGGCTCATGCCCACCATGCTCGATAAAGATACGGCGAAGCTCGTCCAGACGGAGATGGAGAAGCACGGCGTTTCCTTCCGCTTCGGGGTTGGAGTTAGCGAGATAATCGGAAGCCCCGTTGAGGCCGTTAAGGTAGGCGAAGAGGAAGTTCCAGCGGATATGGTTCTCGTTGCCACCGGCGTCAGGGCAAACACCGACCTGGCAAAAGGGGCCGGCCTCGAGGTGAACAGGGGAATAGTCGTTAACGAGCACCTCCAGACGAGCGACCCGGAGGTCTACGCGATAGGCGACTGCGCCGAAGTTGTGGATGCGGTAACCGGCGGCAGAATCCTCAGCCAGCTCGGAACCTCAGCGGTGAGAATGGCGAAGGTAGCCGCCGAGCACATAGCGGGTAAGGACGTCTCCTTCAGACCCGTCTTCAACACGGCAATAACAGAGCTCTTCGGCCTTGAAATAGGCACCTTCGGAATCACGGAGGAGAGGGCCAAAAGGGAAGGCATCGAGGTAGCGGTCGGCAAGTTCAAGGGCTCAACCAAGCCCGAATACTACCCCGGAGGAAAGCCCATAACGGTCAAGCTGGTCTTTAGAAAGGCGGACAGGAAGCTCATCGGCGGCCAGATAGTCGGCGGCGAGAGAGTCTGGGGCAGGATAATGACGCTCTCCGCTCTGGCGCAGAAGGGAGCGACGGTTGAGGACATCGTTTACCTCGAGACCGCCTACGCCCCACCGATAAGCCCCACGATTGATCCCATAAGCATAGCCGCGGAAATGGCTCTCCGGCGCCTCTGA
- a CDS encoding deoxyhypusine synthase, which translates to MEPKDIVLKESEEVGGTPIEGPWLDGVSSLEEVLDYYERIGFQATHLGRAIEIWKKVEKRRAEGKEVRVFLGYTSNIISSGLRELIAWLVKEGKVDVIVTTAGGIEEDFIKALKPFILGDWNVNDALMREKGINRIGNIFVPNDRYIEFEKYMIPFFERVLEMEREKGKPLSASEFIYELGRYMDEKLGKEKEHSIIYWAYKRNVPIFCPAITDGSIGDMLYFFKEERGDRELVIDIANDIVKLNNLAVTAKETASIILGGSLPKHAIINANLFRGGTDYAIYITTAVPWDGSLSGAPPSEGVSWGKIRAKADYVEIWADATLVLPLLVWKVMKA; encoded by the coding sequence ATGGAGCCAAAAGACATAGTTCTCAAGGAGAGCGAAGAGGTAGGGGGAACCCCAATCGAGGGGCCGTGGCTTGATGGTGTTTCCAGCCTTGAGGAAGTCCTTGATTATTACGAGCGCATAGGCTTCCAGGCGACCCACCTCGGAAGGGCCATCGAAATCTGGAAGAAGGTCGAGAAGAGGCGCGCCGAGGGGAAGGAGGTTAGGGTCTTTCTAGGCTACACTTCCAACATAATCTCCTCCGGCCTGCGCGAACTCATAGCGTGGCTCGTTAAGGAGGGGAAGGTGGACGTCATCGTCACTACCGCCGGAGGAATTGAAGAGGACTTCATAAAAGCCCTCAAGCCCTTCATCCTCGGAGATTGGAACGTGAACGACGCCCTGATGCGCGAGAAGGGCATCAACAGGATAGGCAACATCTTCGTGCCCAATGACAGGTATATTGAATTCGAGAAGTACATGATACCCTTCTTCGAGCGCGTTCTTGAGATGGAGCGTGAAAAGGGCAAGCCGCTGAGTGCGAGTGAGTTCATCTATGAGCTCGGAAGATACATGGACGAGAAGCTCGGGAAGGAGAAGGAGCACTCAATAATCTACTGGGCCTACAAGAGGAACGTGCCGATATTCTGCCCGGCAATAACAGACGGCTCGATAGGAGATATGCTCTATTTTTTCAAGGAGGAGAGGGGCGACAGGGAGCTGGTCATAGACATCGCCAACGACATCGTGAAGCTCAACAACTTAGCGGTTACAGCGAAGGAGACCGCCTCTATAATCCTCGGCGGTTCTCTTCCGAAGCACGCCATAATAAACGCCAACCTCTTTAGAGGCGGTACTGATTATGCAATCTACATCACCACCGCCGTTCCCTGGGACGGCTCGCTGAGCGGCGCGCCGCCGAGCGAAGGCGTCAGCTGGGGCAAGATAAGGGCCAAGGCAGACTACGTCGAGATATGGGCGGATGCAACACTGGTGTTGCCCCTGCTGGTGTGGAAGGTGATGAAGGCCTGA
- a CDS encoding ATP-binding protein has product MDGRILTSLIATSRRVMAWARKFPKRRFLFHELKSIDEEYYVGVKGIRGVGKTVLLLQLANETGKSVYFSADSTLIKPFSLYEVVKALAEMGYRNVFVDEIHRKPGWAEDLKTLYDEHEVRIFFSGSSAIDLVHSGADLSRRVVLKELPPASFREWLNIKKEFDVPRYSLKEILSKAFDLTNMYTEFHALWREYMREGGVLYPRSGFYDALDNSIRKVILDDLSALREVSVKYETDAFKLLYFIARSAPFEANYSRIARHLEVSKNMAIRLVEDLSKAGLLVPVNPCESPRKEPKLYLTVPLREFFAKKGFEVNRGALREEFFVNHLCHYGLCYLKGKRGEKTADFKVGEWVIEVGGESKGRYQRPDYIAVDGLITGKGRVPLFLFGLLY; this is encoded by the coding sequence ATGGACGGGAGGATACTCACATCCCTCATAGCAACGAGCAGACGGGTGATGGCGTGGGCCAGGAAGTTCCCAAAGAGGCGCTTCCTCTTCCATGAGCTCAAAAGCATAGATGAGGAGTACTACGTTGGTGTCAAAGGGATTCGCGGCGTTGGCAAAACCGTTCTTTTACTTCAGCTGGCAAACGAGACTGGAAAAAGTGTCTATTTTTCCGCGGATTCTACGCTTATCAAGCCCTTCTCGCTCTATGAGGTTGTGAAAGCTCTCGCAGAGATGGGATACAGGAACGTCTTCGTGGACGAGATTCACAGGAAACCTGGTTGGGCCGAGGACTTAAAGACGCTCTACGACGAGCATGAGGTGAGAATCTTCTTCTCCGGCTCATCGGCCATTGACTTGGTGCATTCTGGGGCTGATCTATCAAGAAGGGTCGTTCTGAAAGAGCTTCCCCCAGCTTCTTTCAGGGAGTGGCTCAATATCAAGAAGGAATTTGATGTTCCAAGATACAGTCTAAAAGAAATCCTCTCAAAAGCCTTTGACCTGACAAATATGTACACTGAATTCCACGCACTCTGGCGGGAGTACATGCGCGAAGGCGGCGTACTCTACCCGCGGAGCGGCTTTTACGATGCTCTTGACAACTCCATTAGAAAGGTTATCCTCGATGACCTCTCCGCGCTACGAGAGGTAAGCGTGAAGTACGAGACAGACGCGTTCAAGCTCCTCTACTTCATCGCCCGCTCGGCACCCTTTGAAGCGAACTACTCAAGGATAGCCAGGCACCTTGAGGTTTCGAAGAACATGGCGATTCGGCTCGTGGAAGACCTTTCTAAGGCAGGCCTTCTGGTTCCAGTGAATCCATGTGAAAGCCCCAGAAAGGAGCCCAAACTCTACCTAACAGTTCCTTTGAGGGAGTTCTTTGCCAAGAAAGGATTTGAGGTAAACAGAGGGGCCCTGAGAGAGGAGTTCTTTGTCAACCACCTGTGTCACTACGGCCTCTGCTACCTCAAGGGTAAGAGGGGTGAGAAAACGGCCGACTTCAAGGTTGGCGAATGGGTCATCGAAGTGGGGGGTGAATCTAAGGGCCGCTACCAGAGGCCTGACTACATCGCCGTTGATGGCCTGATCACAGGAAAAGGCAGAGTCCCGCTGTTCCTCTTTGGGTTGCTTTACTGA